Below is a window of Plasmodium gaboni strain SY75 chromosome 6, whole genome shotgun sequence DNA.
ACCTGGGTCACTTCAAAGAAAACTTACATACCTTCCCACTGGATCATTGGGACAActgaaaatatttatgcATATAAAAACGTATACCTCCATCTTTtttccaaaaaaaattagtgcatacatatatttacatatatcaatataaacatacatttatatatatatatatatatatatatatataatttaatataaaaaaattaaaaaatataaaatattacattaaaaaattaaatgaataaaatgaaacaaaaaaaaaataaattaaaatatataaggaatattatatatatatatatatatatgttgaaaaaacaaaaaaatgGCGTTGCCCATTCCGAACGAAACTTCAGTATCTTGGCTGCAACTTTTTATCTCAGAAACTCAAGGACGCGGAATCGAACCTGGGTCACTTCAAAGAAAACTTACATACCTTCCCACTGGATCATTGGGACAActgaaaatatttatgtatataaaaacgTATATCCCCATCTTCTTctttcaaaaaaaaatgggtgcatacatatatttatatatatcaatataaacatacatttttatatataaaatttaatatataaaaataaaaaaaaaataaaatattattttaaaaaattaaatcaataaaatgaaattaaaaaaaataaattaaaatatataaggaatattatatatatctacatatatatatatattcataaagTGTAATTTTCCaatatacaatatttttttttttttttttttttttttatgaacaTTCAAAAATGTGAATAcaattattcatatttcattattaaaaatatatatatatatatatactacatatatatatatattcataaagTGTAATTTTCCaatatacaatatttttttttttttttttttttttttatgaacaTTCAAAAATGTGAATAcaattattcatatttcattattaaaaatatatatatatatatatagcatattagtttttatttatttgaatttATACATCACTTTGAATGATTATATAAgtttcatttatatttatattttaattttattaaattcttatacattcaaataaaaaagaatataagTAAATTGTATTCATTACAAGATATATGATATAcctatttttttttttttataatctcaatatttaaattaatatatacatatgtcTTTTTTTGCGTCACAttgaatttatattactgtattgtataatataccatacatttttcttatttaataaaacatttattttcttatattcatatgaaATTCGTAATTGttgttttttttgttttcttttacttttatttattatgaaattattataatttcaatattttttataaaatatatatatatatatatatatatataatatagtaAATATTGTAATTTATTGGCAAAATgtgtttaaaaaaaagaaagaaaatacttaaaaatataagcatgaattatgaataaatgaaatacatattacattatatatatgatcatttatataatgatacaaaagagtaaataaaaatttataaattcCATGTTTATGCATATAGTATATACTTTGtctttataaaatatagcacatgatttattaatacattttatgatcaacttattttataaaatatataatttgatcatttctatatatataaataaaaccataaatattttttctaatacAAACATAAAATGCTATGAGGAATTTTTCATGTGTCATgattaaaaatttattataacctcgtaattattttaactttgaagaatttatatatacatatatataatattaaattgtTAACAGCAAGctaaattatatatataattttaacttaaagaaaattatttatttatttatttttttttttcttctaaCATTTTTACATTATAACAAAATAGTATTTTACCTCATgtataatttaattttataccttttataaaaatatttttttcttaacacaaaaaaaaaaaaaaaaaaaaaaaaaaaaaataatatatttattaagacaaaattattacaaattttaaataatcataaatattttcaataatatattttactatttaaataaaaaaaaaaaaaattccAGGTTTCACAATTTATActattttaaaataataatattatccttaaaaaattatgtttcatatataattaaaaataaaatattttgtataacatatataatatatatatatttatttatttatgtacCAATTATCCATTTTACTTTATATTACTTTGTTTTGctctatttttttttctttttcttttttttatttatttctttatatattttattatatacatttataacataataataataaataaataatatatattatgccaaaaatattagatatatttataatatatatgtaaatatatatttatttattaatacatacaattattttttatgtattattttttaaaatagaataaaagaaaaataattgaaacgaaaacataataaattaatataaaatagaaatatttttataatatacatataaaaaataataaattataatttaacATGATTGTGGAcatgttttaaaaaaatacatagaatttattttaagataaatagaaaataaaatcataGGACCCTATTTAAATTTCTAAATATTTTGTGTACagtaataattataaattgtattatttttttatacttaATTTATACGGAGAGATAAACGAGAAAATAAACTGCATAACTAGAAaattattacttttttataCAAATCAGAGAAgataattaaaaatattataattttcttattaatttaaaaagaaCCGTTCacaattttttaaaaaaatattttttattaatatattaataaataaatatatatttttttattataaatataattatttatatgtagatagaaaaaattaaaatataaaaaaatgggaacaaaaatattatatataatacttattatattataataagtacaaaataatattatgttaGGGTTTGTCAACCcttcattttattttatttttttatattttatgtactatatataataagtaTGTATATATAGTAGTACATTATTTCACActgtattttttaaaattcGTAGATTTcctatttttatttatggtaaaaaaataacaataaataaaattatagaacttgtatatattttttatataacattagaaaggatattttttttttttttatgtggAAAAGCAtgttcttttatttattttttatatatgtaaataaaaaaaaacaaaaataattaatataaaatgtacctatatatataaaataatgtttagataattttttttataaaaaaaacttatttagtatattttatataatcccatatatttattaatttattatatatatttatattaaatatatatatatgtattgtatatatattatatttatatatatattgtatatataaatatatatataatatatatgtaatatattttttttttcctttttttcctataatccattttataatttccctttttttttttttttttttttttttttatatatatataaataatatatattaatttatatatatatatagaaaaatgatttaaaaagaaaaaaaaaatttaattgttttattaattaataaatatttatatatatagatataaatagatatagaatatataatattatattaaactattatttttatttaaaaaaaaaataataataaattattgATTTAAacttattttatatatatcattctaaaacatatattatatatacaacattaaagtaaatttttataacggaaatacttataaaaaataataaataaaaggttaatataaatataaaaagcaacagaaaatttataaatatttataatatttaataaattatatatatatattcatatttttcaatatatttcaatttTCCCCTTTAATGAatctataaatatatatatatatatatatataatatctaGATATACcatatttttgttttattttattttattattttttttatttgtttttaatttaggatctatatatcttatttataaaataagataaaaaaaaaaaaaaaaaaattatattatattttccttaATTTATCAATAAAAACATAATCAAAATGGAGGACCGTTTATTGGattttaatatgtatgGATCCCAATTACACAATTTATTACATAATGCATTTTCAACATGCTTGGAAGAATCAGAAAGAGCATGCAAACGTAGTTATGTAGTTGCTATCATTTTAGCTTTTCTGGTTTTACACGCTCTTCTTTAcatgaaatataaaaaaaactttaaagtggtaataatattaaaataaaaataaaaattatttgtaaCACTACGTTGTTAATTCCTATTATACGTAATATTagatacatatatatacattcatattttttatatatttctatatttttttttttttttttattctttcAATTTATAGAGTagtatatttaaaaaatccAAGAAAAACAAATTGTCAAAACACTATGAAGAAGATGACGACGAAGACGATCATCCACCTCCTCGTCACTCATCTTTACCAAATGAACGTAAAGGTTCCTTCCCACCTCGTCAACCAGCTCGTTCCCATTCATCAAGTTCATCTATGTTTGCCTCAGCCAATGCagaaaattaaaaatgtgcaataaaataaatctattagtcaataaaataaaataggaagaaatatatgaatacaaatgaaaataaatatttatttatttgtttattacAACATCAACATTGTTATTACGATATATTATCATActcataatatataaatatatatatgtgtaggatatctatatttacatcgtatatacatttttgtttttaaacatatattcTGGAAccatatgaaaaatatttgttaGGATACAATGTTCTTTAGAAATTACCAAATGATGAATTAcagacaaaaaaaataaaataatatataacaaaataaaatgaacCCTATACAGAAAAAgttattcttttttttttattataattttttctatttaaatattagtgttttcatatttcttttttttttttttagcTTTTGAagttaatatatttctctTATGTTAACAATTAAAATGTGTAATGtgaaaatatatgtataatatgtacatttttttgttttgaacagatatatatttttattgatTTTGATGATTATTCctatttcatttaatttttaattttttttacttatatataattttatattttgatttcCTTATGTTTGgcatgtatatatatatatatatatatatatatttattaaacCTATTAATTAGACacttgttttttttattttttttttaaaaatggCATATAATACTTATGTgatattcttttttcttttaagCATATAAAcacattttattattttgttgtaattaataatttatatttatatttatgtatatatatatatatattaaaaaaaaaaaaaaaactataCTTTCTTTCAAATCAAATgacatattattattcaaaaataaattacatattttatataatcaaaTAAATTCTTACCATTCATTAATAACATTGTACACTTCCATTACGAtctaaatataaatttaatacatatactttatataattcattttaatctataaaatgatattgtactcattcatattttttatataagaTTTTTGGAGGACCTACTGAAACCTCTATGAAATTTTCTATTTCCATTGCTATAACTTTTAAAATACGataaatacattttaatatgttctttcctaaaaataaatattcatcACAATTCGATAAGATTATTACATCacataattttaaaaattaatcctttatatcatataaattaaaatggCATTTTTTATCCTATATATTACTATCTCTATTCTTacattttaatttcataaaaacatatatatatatatatatatcattttgaTATATACAACTATTCTTAACAgattaatgaaaaaaaaataaaaaataaaccttaatcatttttaaaaatatatatcatagatatgatattatattataactaAAAAATCACACATTCTTAATAACcattcattttatatataataaatcattttactttttaaaTGAGGAATACAACTTCAAATATTGAAATAAGACAGAAATATACACA
It encodes the following:
- a CDS encoding hypothetical protein (conserved Plasmodium protein, unknown function); this encodes MEDRLLDFNMYGSQLHNLLHNAFSTCLEESERACKRSYVVAIILAFLVLHALLYMKYKKNFKVSSIFKKSKKNKLSKHYEEDDDEDDHPPPRHSSLPNERKGSFPPRQPARSHSSSSSMFASANAEN